The Populus alba chromosome 4, ASM523922v2, whole genome shotgun sequence genome contains a region encoding:
- the LOC118060276 gene encoding protein HIGH CHLOROPHYLL FLUORESCENCE PHENOTYPE 244, chloroplastic gives MACKLPAQLATPGKLHHHCQFTITSAFIPLSWRRTLSPEPLLSLSTSFPSGKCHGKQLVTCSAIGTAEATGAVNLGPGTPVRPTSILVVGATGTLGRQIVRRALDEGYDVRCLVRPRPAPADFLRDWGATVVNADLSKPETIPATMVGVHTVIDCATGRPEEPIKTVDWEGKVALIQCAKAMGIQKYVFYSIHNCDKHPEVPLMEIKYCTEKFLQDSGLTHVIIRLCGFMQGLIGQYAVPILEEKSVWGTDAPTRIAYMDTQDIARLTLVALRNEKINGKLLTFAGPRAWTTQEVITLCERLAGQDANVTTVPVSVLRFTRQLTRFFEWTNDVADRLAFSEVLTSDVVFSVPMAETYSLLGVEQKDIITLEKYLQDYFTNILKKLKDLKAQSKQSDFYI, from the exons ATGGCGTGCAAGCTCCCAGCTCAGCTAGCAACCCCAGGAAAACTCCATCACCACTGTCAATTCACCATCACATCCGCCTTTATTCCCCTCTCCTGGCGTAGGACTCTGTCACCAGaacctctcctctctctttccaCCTCATTTCCTTCAGGGAAGTGTCATGGAAAGCAACTTGTGACATGTAGTGCTATTGGGACTGCAGAGGCAACAGGGGCAGTGAATTTAGGACCAGGGACTCCGGTTAGACCAACTAGTATACTAGTTGTAGGAGCTACTGGTACTTTAGGCAGGCAAATTGTGAGAAGAGCCCTTGATGAAGGCTATGATGTTAGGTGTCTTGTTAGGCCTAGACCTGCCCCTGCTGATTTCCTTCGTGATTGGGGTGCCACTGTTGTCAAT GCAGATCTTAGTAAGCCTGAGACTATACCTGCAACAATGGTTGGGGTTCATACAGTTATTGACTGTGCTACTGGGCGTCCCGAAGAGCCCATTAAAACG GTAGATTGGGAAGGAAAAGTTGCTCTAATACAATGTGCAAAAGCAATGGGAATCCAGAAGTATGTGTTCTATTCTATCCACAACTGTGACAAGCATCCTGAAGTTCCCCTAATGGAGATTAAATATTGTACTGAGAAGTTTCTTCAGGACTCTGGTCTAACCCACGTCATTATCCGTCTATGTGGTTTCATGCAA GGCCTTATTGGGCAATATGCAGTACCTATTCTAGAAGAGAAATCTGTATGGGGAACAGATGCCCCAACAAGAATTGCATATATGGATACGCAG GATATAGCTCGACTAACACTTGTAGCATTGCGGAATGAGAAAATTAATGGGAAGCTCCTCACCTTTGCTGGCCCTCGAGCTTGGACTACTCAAGAG GTCATAACATTGTGCGAGAGGCTTGCGGGGCAGGATGCAAATGTTACTACTGTCCCAGTTTCTGTCTTAAGATTCACTCGTCAGTTGACTCGGTTTTTTGAGTGGACAAATGATGTTGCTGATAGGCTAGCATTTTCAGAG GTCCTTACAAGTGATGTTGTTTTTTCCGTTCCGATGGCTGAGACATATAGTCTTCTAGGGGTGGAGCAGAAAGATATAATTACACTGGAGAAGTATTTGCAGGATTATTTCACAAAcattttgaagaaattgaaagaccTCAAAGCACAATCAAAACAAAGCGACTTCTACATCTGA
- the LOC118060264 gene encoding O-fucosyltransferase 6 isoform X2, with product MRRKKRETKRRSIPAAVLHWILFTRYYLVQFPLLTAFFGFLLLLFAAFAFLSPLPPIINHHNHSSQIKNGAKAEESALSKETSSFRVPRSGGRLGSHLWSSRSSKFYYGCSNASESFETADTRKNSDRYLLIATSGGLNQQRTGITDGVVAAYILNATLVVPKLDQKSFWNDSSDFAQIFDVDWFISFLSKDVTIIKQLHAKGGKALNPYRMRVPRKCTPTCYLTKVLPVLNKKHAVQLGKFDYRLSNRLDPDLQKLRCRVNYHALKFTDTILEMGKKLVQRMRMKSEHFIALHLRFEPDMLAFSGCYFGGGEKERMELGKIRRRWKSLHASNPDKERRQGRCPLTPEEVGLMLRALGFGSDVHLYVASGEVYGGEETLAPLKALFPNFHSKETLASMRELAPFSSFSSQMAALDFIVCDESDVFSTNNNGNMAKILAGRRRYFGHKPTIRPNAKKLYKLFMSRHNKTWEEFASRVRTHQIGFMGEPNEVKPGRGEFHENPSSCICEDSAAKARAGLTLTPQNLLDEGHKDGKENINRNETSDVTDEHSIEDDQDLTDMDYVDNGTAVRGKGLPGEMLLEEFFSD from the exons ATgaggagaaagaagagagaaaccaAAAGGCGTAGCATACCTGCCGCCGTGCTCCACTGGATTCTCTTTACGCGTTACTACCTGGTTCAGTTTCCGTTACTCACCGCTTTCTTCGGTTTCCTCCTACTTCTCTTCGCCGCCTTCGCTTTCCTCTCTCCTCTTCCTCCTATCATCAACCACCACAACCACTCCTCACAA ATAAAAAATGGAGCTAAAGCGGAAGAGTCAGCGCTAAGTAAAGAGACGTCGTCGTTTCGTGTTCCG AGAAGTGGAGGGCGCTTAGGGAGTCATTTATGGAGCTCAAGGTCATCGAAGTTTTACTATGGCTGCAGTAATGCCAGCGAGAGCTTTGAAA CTGCTGATACGAGAAAGAATAGTGATCGTTACTTGTTGATTGCTACCAGTGGAGGGTTAAATCAACAGAGAACAGGG ATAACAGATGGTGTTGTTGCAGCATATATCTTGAATGCTACTCTAGTTGTTCCTAAGCTGGATCAGAAGTCTTTCTGGAATGATAGTAG CGATTTTGCTCAAATTTTTGATGTTGACTGGTTCATTTCATTCCTATCAAAAGATGTTACTATCATCAAACAGCTCCATGCAAAGGGTGGGAAAGCGCTGAATCCATATAGGATGCGGGTTCCAAGGAAGTGTACTCCTACATGCTATCTGACGAAAGTTTTACCTGTTCTTAATAAGAAGCAT GCTGTTCAGCTCGGAAAGTTTGATTACAGGCTCTCAAATAGGTTGGACCCGGATTTACAGAAGCTAAGATGCAGGGTCAACTACCATGCTTTAAAATTCACGGACACAATTCTTGAAATGGGCAAGAAACTGGTTCAGAGAATGAGAATGAAGAGTGAGCACTTCATTGCCCTGCACTTGAG GTTTGAACCTGATATGCTTGCATTCTCGGGATGCTATTTTGGCGGgggagagaaagaaaggatGGAACTTGGCAAGATCCGGAGGAGGTGGAAAAGTTTACAC GCAAGCAACCCTGACAAAGAACGAAGGCAAGGAAGATGCCCTCTCACACCAGAGGAAGTTGGTCTTATGCTGAGAGCTCTGGGTTTCGGAAGTGATGTTCACTTGTACGTGGCTTCAGGCGAAGTATATGGAGGTGAAGAGACATTAGCACCACTCAAAGCTCTCTTTCCAAATTTCCATTCAAAAGAGACTTTAGCCAGCATGAGAGAGTTGGCgccattttcatcattttcttctcaAATGGCTGCACTGGACTTCATTGTTTGTGATGAAAGTGACGTTTTTTCTACCAACAACAATGGAAATATGGCCAAGATATTAGCTGGTCGAAG GAGGTATTTTGGGCACAAACCAACAATCCGTCCAAACGCTAAAAAACTGTACAAATTGTTCATGAGCCGGCATAACAAAACATGGGAAGAATTTGCCTCCAGGGTTCGAACTCATCAAATTGGTTTCATGGGAGAACCAAATGAGGTGAAGCCTGGCAGAGGTGAGTTCCATGAAAATCCTTCATCCTGCATATGCGAGGATTCTGCAGCCAAGGCTAGGGCAGGTCTGACTCTGACTCCTCAAAATCTACTGGACGAGGGCCATAAAGATGGTAAAGAGAATATCAACAGGAATGAGACTAGTGATGTGACTGATGAGCACTCGATAGAGGATGATCAGGATTTGACTGACATGGATTACGTGGACAATGGAACAGCGGTTAGAGGTAAAGGTCTGCCTGGTGAAATGCTTTTAGAGGAATTCTTTTCCGACTGA
- the LOC118060264 gene encoding O-fucosyltransferase 6 isoform X1 codes for MRRKKRETKRRSIPAAVLHWILFTRYYLVQFPLLTAFFGFLLLLFAAFAFLSPLPPIINHHNHSSQIKNGAKAEESALSKETSSFRVPRSGGRLGSHLWSSRSSKFYYGCSNASESFENAAADTRKNSDRYLLIATSGGLNQQRTGITDGVVAAYILNATLVVPKLDQKSFWNDSSDFAQIFDVDWFISFLSKDVTIIKQLHAKGGKALNPYRMRVPRKCTPTCYLTKVLPVLNKKHAVQLGKFDYRLSNRLDPDLQKLRCRVNYHALKFTDTILEMGKKLVQRMRMKSEHFIALHLRFEPDMLAFSGCYFGGGEKERMELGKIRRRWKSLHASNPDKERRQGRCPLTPEEVGLMLRALGFGSDVHLYVASGEVYGGEETLAPLKALFPNFHSKETLASMRELAPFSSFSSQMAALDFIVCDESDVFSTNNNGNMAKILAGRRRYFGHKPTIRPNAKKLYKLFMSRHNKTWEEFASRVRTHQIGFMGEPNEVKPGRGEFHENPSSCICEDSAAKARAGLTLTPQNLLDEGHKDGKENINRNETSDVTDEHSIEDDQDLTDMDYVDNGTAVRGKGLPGEMLLEEFFSD; via the exons ATgaggagaaagaagagagaaaccaAAAGGCGTAGCATACCTGCCGCCGTGCTCCACTGGATTCTCTTTACGCGTTACTACCTGGTTCAGTTTCCGTTACTCACCGCTTTCTTCGGTTTCCTCCTACTTCTCTTCGCCGCCTTCGCTTTCCTCTCTCCTCTTCCTCCTATCATCAACCACCACAACCACTCCTCACAA ATAAAAAATGGAGCTAAAGCGGAAGAGTCAGCGCTAAGTAAAGAGACGTCGTCGTTTCGTGTTCCG AGAAGTGGAGGGCGCTTAGGGAGTCATTTATGGAGCTCAAGGTCATCGAAGTTTTACTATGGCTGCAGTAATGCCAGCGAGAGCTTTGAAA ATGCAGCTGCTGATACGAGAAAGAATAGTGATCGTTACTTGTTGATTGCTACCAGTGGAGGGTTAAATCAACAGAGAACAGGG ATAACAGATGGTGTTGTTGCAGCATATATCTTGAATGCTACTCTAGTTGTTCCTAAGCTGGATCAGAAGTCTTTCTGGAATGATAGTAG CGATTTTGCTCAAATTTTTGATGTTGACTGGTTCATTTCATTCCTATCAAAAGATGTTACTATCATCAAACAGCTCCATGCAAAGGGTGGGAAAGCGCTGAATCCATATAGGATGCGGGTTCCAAGGAAGTGTACTCCTACATGCTATCTGACGAAAGTTTTACCTGTTCTTAATAAGAAGCAT GCTGTTCAGCTCGGAAAGTTTGATTACAGGCTCTCAAATAGGTTGGACCCGGATTTACAGAAGCTAAGATGCAGGGTCAACTACCATGCTTTAAAATTCACGGACACAATTCTTGAAATGGGCAAGAAACTGGTTCAGAGAATGAGAATGAAGAGTGAGCACTTCATTGCCCTGCACTTGAG GTTTGAACCTGATATGCTTGCATTCTCGGGATGCTATTTTGGCGGgggagagaaagaaaggatGGAACTTGGCAAGATCCGGAGGAGGTGGAAAAGTTTACAC GCAAGCAACCCTGACAAAGAACGAAGGCAAGGAAGATGCCCTCTCACACCAGAGGAAGTTGGTCTTATGCTGAGAGCTCTGGGTTTCGGAAGTGATGTTCACTTGTACGTGGCTTCAGGCGAAGTATATGGAGGTGAAGAGACATTAGCACCACTCAAAGCTCTCTTTCCAAATTTCCATTCAAAAGAGACTTTAGCCAGCATGAGAGAGTTGGCgccattttcatcattttcttctcaAATGGCTGCACTGGACTTCATTGTTTGTGATGAAAGTGACGTTTTTTCTACCAACAACAATGGAAATATGGCCAAGATATTAGCTGGTCGAAG GAGGTATTTTGGGCACAAACCAACAATCCGTCCAAACGCTAAAAAACTGTACAAATTGTTCATGAGCCGGCATAACAAAACATGGGAAGAATTTGCCTCCAGGGTTCGAACTCATCAAATTGGTTTCATGGGAGAACCAAATGAGGTGAAGCCTGGCAGAGGTGAGTTCCATGAAAATCCTTCATCCTGCATATGCGAGGATTCTGCAGCCAAGGCTAGGGCAGGTCTGACTCTGACTCCTCAAAATCTACTGGACGAGGGCCATAAAGATGGTAAAGAGAATATCAACAGGAATGAGACTAGTGATGTGACTGATGAGCACTCGATAGAGGATGATCAGGATTTGACTGACATGGATTACGTGGACAATGGAACAGCGGTTAGAGGTAAAGGTCTGCCTGGTGAAATGCTTTTAGAGGAATTCTTTTCCGACTGA